Proteins encoded within one genomic window of Anopheles gambiae chromosome 3, idAnoGambNW_F1_1, whole genome shotgun sequence:
- the LOC133393079 gene encoding uncharacterized protein LOC133393079 isoform X1, with translation MCIQKQLYCKRKADRHHISFPSLITRPITGHKRTLTVLMSPNTQRSTPNCPAARNPILCPGGRKRRQYKRTLPVRSSMVLMRLFCFRLSVRLGSIIVGGFCILETIVTMIALAALGGGQFLEQEALYYEENMHLYNPDDVFVWLIGVCKTEAAMFYTLIMIGMALYLPCCGTMMVGAYYMKRYLLVPFIVVELARLSCITLTHVIGMMVIKKSINVGYLIALTIAGGFALLLLFYLWACVVALMQILKIVRSPEYIAVFGDNPLAPIDPGETIPAGALPTDPTTVEWNGSGFKPVQRNTISKNLERLPPTALTVGQFNGHNMLIDDFRPLHSRYTRSWAI, from the exons ATGTGCATCCAAAAACAATTAtattgcaaaagaaaagctgATAGACATCATATCAGTTTTCCGTCGCTAATTACACGCCCAATCACGGGACACAAAAGGACACTTACGGTTTTAATGAGCCCAAACACCCAACGATCCACCCCTAATTGCCCAGCCGCACGCAACCCGATCCTTTGCCCCGGTGGCAGAAAGCGAAGGCAGTACAAACGTACACTCCCTGTCCGCAGCAGTATGGTTCTGATGAGGCTGTTCTGTTTTCGACTGTCCGTTCGCCTCGGTTCAATCATTGTTGGAGGATTCTGTATA CTAGAAACAATCGTAACGATGATAGCGCTGGCAGCATTGGGTGGTGGTCAATTTTTAGAGCAAGAAGCATTGTACTACGAGGAAAACATGCACCTGTACAACCCGGACGATGTGTTCGTCTGGTTGATTGGGGTGTGCAAAACGGAGGCCGCAATGTTCTACACATTGATTATGATTGGCATGGCGCTGTACCTACCCTGCTGCGGTACAATGATGGTGGGTGCATATTAT ATGAAACGCTACCTTTTAGTGCCGTTCATAGTGGTGGAGCTGGCGAGACTGTCCTGCATCACACTGACCCACGTGATCGGAATGATGGTGATTAAAAAATCCATTAACGTGGGCTACCTTATAGCTCTCACCATTGCCGGTGGATTTGCTTTGT TACTGCTGTTCTACCTATGGGCCTGTGTGGTGGCGTTGATGCAGATACTGAAAATAGTCCGCTCGCCCGAGTACATTGCCGTGTTCGGGGACAATCCGTTAGCCCCGATCGATCCCGGCGAGACGATCCCGGCCGGTGCATTGCCGACCGATCCGACGACGGTCGAGTGGAACGGAAGTGGATTTAAGCCGGTGCAGCGGAACACTATCAGCAAGAACCTCGAGCGGTTGCCCCCGACGGCACTTACGGTGGGTCAGTTTAATGGGCACAACATGCTGATCGATGACTTTCGCCCCCTGCACAGTCGCTACACGCGCAGTTGGGCTATTTAg
- the LOC133393079 gene encoding uncharacterized protein LOC133393079 isoform X2: MCIQKQLYCKRKADRHHISFPSLITRPITGHKRTLTVLMSPNTQRSTPNCPAARNPILCPGGRKRRQYKRTLPVRSSMVLMRLFCFRLSVRLGSIIVGGFCILETIVTMIALAALGGGQFLEQEALYYEENMHLYNPDDVFVWLIGVCKTEAAMFYTLIMIGMALYLPCCGTMMMKRYLLVPFIVVELARLSCITLTHVIGMMVIKKSINVGYLIALTIAGGFALLLLFYLWACVVALMQILKIVRSPEYIAVFGDNPLAPIDPGETIPAGALPTDPTTVEWNGSGFKPVQRNTISKNLERLPPTALTVGQFNGHNMLIDDFRPLHSRYTRSWAI, encoded by the exons ATGTGCATCCAAAAACAATTAtattgcaaaagaaaagctgATAGACATCATATCAGTTTTCCGTCGCTAATTACACGCCCAATCACGGGACACAAAAGGACACTTACGGTTTTAATGAGCCCAAACACCCAACGATCCACCCCTAATTGCCCAGCCGCACGCAACCCGATCCTTTGCCCCGGTGGCAGAAAGCGAAGGCAGTACAAACGTACACTCCCTGTCCGCAGCAGTATGGTTCTGATGAGGCTGTTCTGTTTTCGACTGTCCGTTCGCCTCGGTTCAATCATTGTTGGAGGATTCTGTATA CTAGAAACAATCGTAACGATGATAGCGCTGGCAGCATTGGGTGGTGGTCAATTTTTAGAGCAAGAAGCATTGTACTACGAGGAAAACATGCACCTGTACAACCCGGACGATGTGTTCGTCTGGTTGATTGGGGTGTGCAAAACGGAGGCCGCAATGTTCTACACATTGATTATGATTGGCATGGCGCTGTACCTACCCTGCTGCGGTACAATGATG ATGAAACGCTACCTTTTAGTGCCGTTCATAGTGGTGGAGCTGGCGAGACTGTCCTGCATCACACTGACCCACGTGATCGGAATGATGGTGATTAAAAAATCCATTAACGTGGGCTACCTTATAGCTCTCACCATTGCCGGTGGATTTGCTTTGT TACTGCTGTTCTACCTATGGGCCTGTGTGGTGGCGTTGATGCAGATACTGAAAATAGTCCGCTCGCCCGAGTACATTGCCGTGTTCGGGGACAATCCGTTAGCCCCGATCGATCCCGGCGAGACGATCCCGGCCGGTGCATTGCCGACCGATCCGACGACGGTCGAGTGGAACGGAAGTGGATTTAAGCCGGTGCAGCGGAACACTATCAGCAAGAACCTCGAGCGGTTGCCCCCGACGGCACTTACGGTGGGTCAGTTTAATGGGCACAACATGCTGATCGATGACTTTCGCCCCCTGCACAGTCGCTACACGCGCAGTTGGGCTATTTAg
- the LOC133393079 gene encoding uncharacterized protein LOC133393079 isoform X3, whose translation MVLMRLFCFRLSVRLGSIIVGGFCIVSITEKIVHFLCLSCASMQLETIVTMIALAALGGGQFLEQEALYYEENMHLYNPDDVFVWLIGVCKTEAAMFYTLIMIGMALYLPCCGTMMVGAYYMKRYLLVPFIVVELARLSCITLTHVIGMMVIKKSINVGYLIALTIAGGFALLLLFYLWACVVALMQILKIVRSPEYIAVFGDNPLAPIDPGETIPAGALPTDPTTVEWNGSGFKPVQRNTISKNLERLPPTALTVGQFNGHNMLIDDFRPLHSRYTRSWAI comes from the exons ATGGTTCTGATGAGGCTGTTCTGTTTTCGACTGTCCGTTCGCCTCGGTTCAATCATTGTTGGAGGATTCTGTATAGTAAGCATCACTGAGA AAATTGTCCATTTTCTTTGCTTATCTTGTGCCTCGATGCAGCTAGAAACAATCGTAACGATGATAGCGCTGGCAGCATTGGGTGGTGGTCAATTTTTAGAGCAAGAAGCATTGTACTACGAGGAAAACATGCACCTGTACAACCCGGACGATGTGTTCGTCTGGTTGATTGGGGTGTGCAAAACGGAGGCCGCAATGTTCTACACATTGATTATGATTGGCATGGCGCTGTACCTACCCTGCTGCGGTACAATGATGGTGGGTGCATATTAT ATGAAACGCTACCTTTTAGTGCCGTTCATAGTGGTGGAGCTGGCGAGACTGTCCTGCATCACACTGACCCACGTGATCGGAATGATGGTGATTAAAAAATCCATTAACGTGGGCTACCTTATAGCTCTCACCATTGCCGGTGGATTTGCTTTGT TACTGCTGTTCTACCTATGGGCCTGTGTGGTGGCGTTGATGCAGATACTGAAAATAGTCCGCTCGCCCGAGTACATTGCCGTGTTCGGGGACAATCCGTTAGCCCCGATCGATCCCGGCGAGACGATCCCGGCCGGTGCATTGCCGACCGATCCGACGACGGTCGAGTGGAACGGAAGTGGATTTAAGCCGGTGCAGCGGAACACTATCAGCAAGAACCTCGAGCGGTTGCCCCCGACGGCACTTACGGTGGGTCAGTTTAATGGGCACAACATGCTGATCGATGACTTTCGCCCCCTGCACAGTCGCTACACGCGCAGTTGGGCTATTTAg
- the LOC1279269 gene encoding mitochondrial fission 1 protein: MEEILNDSVVNDELEKFEKKYNEELKNGAVSTNTQFEYAYCMVRSDFASDMKTGLVLLEDLFVKHPEGRRDYLYYMAIGHTRLKEYSEALKHAQAFLEIEPNNQQVIALEELIKKRMDIEGLKGVAKATGAALVVGGILGLGLALLKK; this comes from the exons ATGGAGGAAATATTAAACGATTCCGTTGTGAACGATGAGCTGGAG AAGTTCGAGAAAAAGTACAACGAAGAGCTCAAAAATGGAGCCGTCTCAACCAACACACAGTTCGAGTACGCATACTGCATGGTACGAAGCGACTTTGCCAGCGATATGAAAACG GGACTTGTCCTACTGGAAGACCTGTTCGTGAAGCATCCGGAAGGACGTCGCGACTATCTGTACTACATGGCAATTGGGCACACAAGGCTAAAGGAGTACTCGGAGGCGCTGAAGCACGCGCAGGCCTTTCTGGAAATTGAACCAAACAATCAGCAGGTGATAGCGCTGGAGGAGCTAATCAAGAAACGCATGGACATCGAGGGACTGAAGGGTGTGGCGAAGGCGACCGGTGCGGCCCTTGTCGTCGGTGGCATTCTGGGGCTGGGGCTTGCACTgctgaagaaatga